Genomic DNA from Taurinivorans muris:
CCTCTGACCGTGCCTATTTTTTTCCGCAGTTCATAAACTTGTTTGGCGAGTTGCGATTTGCCCGAACCGGTCGGTCCTAAAAATAAAATAGGGGCTGTGGAGTGGACGGCGATATGCTCGATATTGCTGATAAGTTTGTTGAATTGCGGGTTGTTCGTGGGAATGGAGGATTTGAGCAGCGACTGCGTATCGTAATATTCCTTTTCGTAGGTGCTGATGTCTGTCAGCCATTTTCCGAAGCTCGCTTCATATATTTCCGGAACATAAAGGGGGGATACCGCATTCCGGTTTCTTCTGAGGTGCACGATACGGCATGGAAGGTGCCGTATGTTGATAAGCATGGTGATAAGGAAAGAATGGGCGAAAAGATTGCCTTTGGCGAAATAGAGATAGTAATTATAATTCGCTGTATCAAAATTGAATTTTGTAAACCATTCGGCAAACACGCTGTAAATATGATTGAAATTTTCCACGTTGAAATCAAGCGTTGAATTGATTTTGATGAAACGGATTTTCGTATTGTTCAAATGATTTTTCAAATAGTTGAAAAAGAGCGGAATATGCTTGATGTTTCCCGGATTGATGAAAAAGAAAATACGCTCGACCGGAAAAGAAGAAATATTTATGAGTTGAATGTATTGCTCCCATTGCGCAAGCATTTCCGAAACTTGCAAAAATCGGTAATTGGCAGGGATTGTTGCGAAAATGACATTTTTTTTCATAGAATATGCTTTCCTTGAAAAATGGGAAGAAATATGACGGGTGATGAAACAAAATCATAAAAAAATCTGATAAAATCATATTTTTTTATTTATCTCGGATGATATTCTGATATTTGAAAATAGTCAATATTGGTGTCTATATGATATAACATTGTGATATTATTGATATGTGATTTTTGGTACAATAATTGCTTTTCTCTGGATATGGAAAATGAATTGAAAAACCTTATCCAAAGGAGTTTTTATGAATACAATCCAAAAATCGTGGGGTACTTTGTATGAAACGGATATGCTCATACTCGGTACCGGCGCTTCCGGTATCGGCGCGGCGCTGAAAGCGGCTGAAAAAGGCTGTGAAGCATTGATGATCGGCAAAGGCACTCTTGAAAGTTCCGGTTCGCTCGGCGGCGGCAATGACCATTTCATGGCGGTGCTTGATACGGATGAACCGTATGACGATAAGGAAGCGTTCATTAATTTTTATATGAAATCCGCATACGGCTATAAAAGGGAACAGCTCGCGCAATGGCATGATGCGTTCAAACCCTGCCTTGCCGTTCTTGATGAAGTCGGTACTGAATTTAAACCCAAAGAGGGCGGAGGACGTTTCCGTTCCGTCGGTTTCGGGCAGCCCGGGGCATGGTGGCTCCATATTGTGAACGGACGCACCATTAAACGAAATCTCGCCAAAAAAGTGCGTAAATTGCCCGGTATCCATGTTTTGGATGACATCGTCATCACGAGGCTTTTTGCAAAAGACTGCCATATTGCCGGCTGCATGGGCTTTAATGTGCTTACGGGCGAAACCGTGGCTGTTTCTTGCAAGGTTGCGGTCAACTGCCTTGGCTGGCATGCGCAGAGAGCGGGCAACAACTCTACCGGCAATCCGTTTAACTGTTGGTTTACGCCGTTTACGACAGGCAGTTATTTTTCTTTGGCTTATGAAGTCGGAGCGGCGGTTGTCAATGCGGATATTTCCGGGCGTACCACCATGCTTCCGAAAGGTTGGGGCGCTCCGGGAATGAACGGTATCAACAATATGGGCGGTCATGAGCTTAATGCTCTCGGCGACCGTTTCATGGGCAAATACGACCCCATGTGGGAAAACGGCAAACGCCGCAACCAAATAATGGGTACGGAGCAGGAACAGCTGGAAGGGTACGGTCCTCCGTTCTATATGGATATGCGGCATTTGAATAAAGAAGACGTTCATCATCTGCAATATGTGCTCATGCCTGCGGATAAGGAAACCTATTTGGATTACTGCGCCGCCCGCGGCATTGATTTCCATACGACCCCGCTTGAAGTGGAAATCGGCGAAATTGCGCTTTCCGGCATGCTGCTTGCCGATGAACGTATGGAAACAACCGTGAAAGGGCTTTTCGCCGGCTGCAATTTCACAAGTTTTTCAGGAGCGATGTGCGGCGGATATGTCGCCGCAAACCATGCCGCCGATGATGTGAAGACCGCGGAGCAGGGCGGACTTGATGACGCCGTTATCACGGCACATAAGGCGAAGGATATGGCTCCGCTTGAAAATGCAAGCACAACCGGCTTGAATTATATGGAATTTGAAGGTCCTATCCGTCAGGTTATGGATTATTATGCAGGGTTCAGGCGGAATATGCCCGGTATGGAATTGGCTTTGAAACGCCTTGAATTGATTTCCGCCTACAAGGATAAGGTCAAAGCGAAAAATCTGCATGATTTGATGCGGCTGCGGGAAGGGTTCGATCTTTTGGAACTGTGCAAAATCCATTTGGGCGCTTGTTTACAGAGAAAAGAAACCGGCCGCGGAATGTATAAGCTTTCAGACTATCCGAAGCTTGATCCAAGTCTTGATAAGGGATTGGCGGTGCGGAATAAAAACGGTTCGCCAAGCTATTTTTGGATTGAAAAGACAGCATAAAAAGGAGAATGACTATGCCCCCGGTATTTAATGAGGAAAAATGTATCCGCTGCGGAAAGTGCGTAAAAGATTGTCCTGCATATATTCTTGCTTTGGATAAAAAACAAGGCGAAACCCCGCACGTTATCGAAGAATACAAATTTGAA
This window encodes:
- a CDS encoding 4Fe-4S binding protein, whose amino-acid sequence is MPPVFNEEKCIRCGKCVKDCPAYILALDKKQGETPHVIEEYKFECWHCGNCRISCPANAISFEFPLYTLV
- a CDS encoding FAD-binding protein, whose protein sequence is MNTIQKSWGTLYETDMLILGTGASGIGAALKAAEKGCEALMIGKGTLESSGSLGGGNDHFMAVLDTDEPYDDKEAFINFYMKSAYGYKREQLAQWHDAFKPCLAVLDEVGTEFKPKEGGGRFRSVGFGQPGAWWLHIVNGRTIKRNLAKKVRKLPGIHVLDDIVITRLFAKDCHIAGCMGFNVLTGETVAVSCKVAVNCLGWHAQRAGNNSTGNPFNCWFTPFTTGSYFSLAYEVGAAVVNADISGRTTMLPKGWGAPGMNGINNMGGHELNALGDRFMGKYDPMWENGKRRNQIMGTEQEQLEGYGPPFYMDMRHLNKEDVHHLQYVLMPADKETYLDYCAARGIDFHTTPLEVEIGEIALSGMLLADERMETTVKGLFAGCNFTSFSGAMCGGYVAANHAADDVKTAEQGGLDDAVITAHKAKDMAPLENASTTGLNYMEFEGPIRQVMDYYAGFRRNMPGMELALKRLELISAYKDKVKAKNLHDLMRLREGFDLLELCKIHLGACLQRKETGRGMYKLSDYPKLDPSLDKGLAVRNKNGSPSYFWIEKTA